The Enterococcus sp. 7F3_DIV0205 genome has a window encoding:
- a CDS encoding DMT family transporter: MGYIYLFIAIISEVIATNLLKATDGFSKLLPSVECLIAYVVCFYSLSKAIKYMPLNVAYALWGAVGIILITIFSVVYWKEQINTPTVIGIGFIVIGTILVNTFGTGH, translated from the coding sequence ATAGGATACATCTATCTTTTTATTGCCATCATAAGTGAGGTCATCGCTACCAATTTGTTAAAAGCAACAGACGGATTTAGCAAATTATTGCCATCAGTCGAATGTTTGATTGCATATGTTGTTTGTTTTTATAGCCTATCTAAAGCAATTAAGTACATGCCGTTAAATGTCGCATATGCACTTTGGGGAGCAGTAGGGATTATCTTGATCACGATTTTTTCAGTGGTTTATTGGAAAGAGCAGATCAATACACCAACAGTAATTGGAATTGGTTTTATTGTGATTGGCACGATCTTAGTGAATACATTTGGAACAGGGCACTAA
- a CDS encoding VOC family protein, with amino-acid sequence MMSMLEVYLNFKDEAADAITFYESVFDVKSEGVMTFADAPQDPENPTPDAWKYLIINATMTIEGVPVMFSDVPDGMGLTLIEGNNVSLVINTEDEAKIDRIFSRLAEGGKVTMPLGETFWSKKYGMVVDKFGINWMLNYFVEP; translated from the coding sequence ATGATGAGCATGTTAGAAGTATACTTAAATTTTAAGGATGAAGCGGCCGATGCAATTACTTTTTACGAATCAGTCTTTGATGTTAAAAGTGAAGGTGTTATGACTTTTGCAGATGCACCTCAAGACCCTGAAAATCCAACGCCTGATGCTTGGAAATATTTGATTATCAATGCAACTATGACAATTGAAGGGGTACCTGTTATGTTTTCTGATGTGCCTGATGGAATGGGTTTGACCTTAATTGAAGGAAACAATGTTTCTCTTGTAATTAATACAGAAGACGAAGCCAAAATCGATCGGATTTTTAGTCGTTTAGCTGAAGGTGGTAAAGTAACGATGCCGCTAGGAGAAACATTCTGGTCTAAAAAATATGGCATGGTTGTTGATAAATTTGGCATCAACTGGATGCTTAATTATTTCGTTGAACCTTAA
- a CDS encoding DNA-binding response regulator, with protein sequence MKNIMIVEEDELERQFIKDIIKENYQRENINIVEVQNGTEALNKARVFQPELVVMDIEVAGMNGLELQKEILQIKPTIYTIWTSIYSNFDMLSQGLSYNVRGYLLKPYSKAQMMQHLDKFMTRKKKYTLSSQYNKQFSEGINKAIQYIKKSFKQKITIDDIANQVYLNPQYFGRLFRKELGISVNDYINILKIEESCRLLHETDLPLYRIATEVGFADSSYFTRVFTKYLNMTPHEYRKQEVGK encoded by the coding sequence ATGAAAAATATAATGATTGTAGAAGAGGATGAATTAGAACGTCAATTTATAAAAGACATTATCAAAGAGAATTATCAGCGAGAAAATATAAATATAGTTGAGGTTCAAAACGGAACAGAGGCACTAAATAAAGCTAGAGTATTTCAGCCTGAATTAGTGGTGATGGATATTGAGGTAGCAGGTATGAATGGACTAGAATTACAAAAAGAAATATTACAAATTAAGCCAACGATTTATACGATTTGGACATCGATTTATTCTAATTTTGATATGTTGAGTCAAGGATTATCCTATAATGTTCGCGGTTATTTGTTAAAACCATATTCAAAAGCTCAAATGATGCAGCATTTGGATAAGTTTATGACCCGTAAGAAGAAATATACACTCTCTAGCCAATACAATAAACAATTTAGCGAAGGAATCAATAAAGCGATCCAGTACATCAAGAAAAGTTTTAAACAGAAAATAACTATTGACGATATAGCTAATCAAGTGTATTTAAATCCTCAGTATTTTGGACGTTTATTTCGCAAAGAGTTAGGTATTAGTGTGAATGATTATATCAATATTTTGAAAATAGAAGAATCATGTCGTCTTTTGCATGAAACGGATTTACCATTATATCGAATCGCAACAGAAGTAGGATTTGCGGATTCTTCCTATTTCACTAGAGTTTTTACGAAGTATTTGAACATGACACCGCATGAATATCGCAAACAAGAAGTAGGTAAATAG
- a CDS encoding GAF domain-containing protein — MWKSPEEKSAVYKLLVQQQAAIIEIEHDKIANLANSSALLADALPNTVFAGYYLFDGEELVLGPFQGKVSCTRIKMGKGVCGESAEKRETLIVDDVKNHQNYISCDSAARSEIVVPMVKDGKLLGVLDLDSSVTHGYDEMDQQYLEQLVSVLLKETDF, encoded by the coding sequence ATGTGGAAATCACCAGAAGAAAAGTCAGCTGTTTACAAATTATTAGTACAACAACAAGCTGCAATTATTGAAATCGAACATGATAAAATTGCTAATCTTGCCAATTCTTCTGCATTATTGGCAGATGCATTACCTAATACAGTGTTTGCTGGCTATTACTTATTTGATGGAGAAGAATTAGTCTTGGGACCTTTTCAAGGTAAGGTTTCTTGTACACGAATCAAGATGGGAAAAGGTGTTTGTGGGGAATCGGCTGAAAAGCGCGAAACATTGATTGTTGATGATGTAAAAAATCATCAGAATTACATCTCTTGCGATTCTGCTGCGCGCTCTGAGATAGTTGTACCAATGGTCAAGGATGGAAAATTACTTGGTGTTTTAGATCTAGATAGCTCAGTAACGCATGGCTATGATGAAATGGATCAGCAGTATTTAGAACAATTGGTATCGGTACTTTTAAAAGAGACAGACTTTTAG
- a CDS encoding tyrosine-type recombinase/integrase, with protein sequence MLFEAGTSIKEVQDCLGHSDIQTTMNIYAHISKEKKDRTANLFANYVGQ encoded by the coding sequence TCTTTGAAGCTGGTACATCTATAAAAGAGGTTCAAGATTGTTTAGGGCACTCTGATATCCAAACTACCATGAACATATATGCTCATATTTCAAAAGAGAAGAAAGATCGGACAGCTAACTTGTTTGCTAACTATGTGGGTCAGTAA